The Mycolicibacterium doricum genome includes a region encoding these proteins:
- a CDS encoding type II toxin-antitoxin system TacA family antitoxin, which produces MKTKRIELRAEQATLDRIQRAAHLVHEQTSEFVRKAAMQRAEDILRQELVTAMEPEQFDKLMSSLDAADDAPRLAAAARKPAVFTRP; this is translated from the coding sequence ATGAAAACGAAGCGCATCGAGCTTCGCGCGGAGCAAGCGACCTTAGATCGCATCCAACGCGCCGCCCACCTTGTCCATGAGCAGACGTCGGAGTTCGTACGGAAAGCTGCGATGCAACGGGCCGAAGACATCCTGCGTCAGGAGCTGGTAACGGCAATGGAGCCCGAACAATTCGACAAACTGATGTCCTCGCTCGACGCCGCTGACGACGCGCCGCGGCTAGCGGCAGCCGCACGCAAACCAGCGGTCTTCACCAGGCCTTGA